In Methanocella paludicola SANAE, the sequence TGGCCCCGGACATATACCTGAGCCTCGGGGTCTCCGCAGGCAGCATCACCGGCTCTACCGCAAGATCTATCGACTGCTCGAGGCTGGACACGGGCGACTGGATGGACGTCACGGAGCACAAGTACTCGCTCAAGAACGTCGACATCCGCGAGTACCTGCTCATAAAAACGTACGTGAACGCCACGACCCAGGGCGTCACGGGCGTGGACATATCGAAGCCCTACTACGACAGCGTCACGGGAAGCAACTATTAAGACGACTTCTAGTCGGACGCCTTCGAGTCGTTCCGGTACTCCCTGGCCCGCTTCGCCCTGTACTCGTCGATGATGCCCAGGAGCTTCTCCTCCCTGCCACGCTTCTCCACGCCGGCCGCGTACGCCTTCCACTTCTCGATCGCCGCCTCCAGCCTGCCGGGGTCCAGGACCGCGTATCCGTCGACGAACTTCAGCGGCACGTCGTCCCTGGGCAGGACGGGCACCTTCGCCCTGAATAGCCGCTCCTCCGCCATGTGGGACATGGGCGTCCCCTTGATGACCGCCTTCACGCCCCTCTCGGCCAGCATGGCCGCCGCCTCCGCTCCTCCCCCGGCGTCCCTGACGAAGATGACGTCGCCTGCCTTGATGCCGAACTTCCTGTCGCAGTTCAGCACGGCCTCCTTCGACAGGCTCTCCACCACCTTGACGGGCGCCTTATCTCCCCTGAATTCCATGGCACGGATGTGCTTGAGCCTGTCCATGTTGGACTGGAGCTCGGAGTTACGCCTCTTGAGGTCCGCAGACTCCTTCTTGAGCCGGGCGATCTCGCCGTCCCTTATCGTTATCTCCCTGGTCCGGCGCACGTCATCGATGCCCTTGCTCTTTAAATTTCTAATGATCCGGTCCTGGGACGAGACCCTGAGCTCAAGGTGCTTCATGTCGCGCCTGAGGTCGCCCATGTAAGAGCGCAGGTTCTCCACCTGCTCCTCCTTCTGCTTCAGCCTGGCCCGGAGCTCCTCGAGCTTCGCGTCCGGCTCCGTCTCGGGGAGAATGGCCCCCCTCGGCCTCTCCGGGGCGGGGGGCGCGGTGAGCATGTCCAGGGCCATCTCGATGGGCTTGCCCTCTATGGCCAGCGCCTTCACATCGTTCGCGTCCAGGTGCGATGGCGTCTTCTTGTCGATCTGGGCGAACTTGTTCTTGTAAGTGTTAAAGGCCTTTACGGCCGCGGCCAGGGCGTCCCTCTCGTGGTCATTGCTGTAGCCCAGCGGCCTGGCGAGCCTCACTTTCTCCTCGACGGGTATGCGCTCGTTTGGCGTGAACAGGACTGCCTTGAATGCCCTCTTTATCTTTTCCACGGCGCCCGGCGGGGGCACCACGTCGGTCGCGATGACGACCGGGCGGCCCTTTTCGCTGATGTGCTCGATGATGTCGGGTATGGACGAGACCCTGGAGCTGGTGACCTCGACGAGCCGGCCGTTCAGGTCCAGTATGGCGACGGCCGTAGTGGTGCCCGGGTCGACGCCCACGATGATGTAGTCCCGCTTCCGCCTCTGGAGCGGGATGAACTCGATGGCCTCCTTCTCCACGCTGGTCACTGTGACCTGCACGTCCTCCTCCCTGGAGCTGTGGATGCCCAGGTCGGAGCGCCGGGCGTTCACGATGAACGTGCCGTTCACGTAGCCCCCGAACCCCTCGGTGATCGTCATGTCGTAGACGCGGTCCTTCAGCTTCGCCTCGATCTCCCGGACCTTTTCTCTGACCTTCCCCTGCACCTTGCGCCGGTACCGGTTCTGGCTCCACCCGCCCCTCCCGAGCGAGCGGCCGCGGCTGACCTTGATGACTGTCCTGTCCTCGAAGGCGGAAACGATGTACCCGACGCCCATGGACGCCAGGCAGGCGGCGGCGAACGCCTCCTCGTCGGGCATGACGGGGTTAAAAGTGATGCCGTTATCACGGCCCAGCTTCGTCAACGGCTCCTGGTGCTCGTTGCCGGTCACCTGCACGAGCTTTACCTCGGGAGGCAGCCTCTTCAGGAATCTAACAAGCTCCTTCCGGTTCTCTGCCAGCTCGGTGATGCTGTCCACGGCCAGGATGCCGGGGCGGTACTGCCTGATGAGCCTGAGCAGCTTAAAACGGCTTACAGAAGAGTATTTTTCTACGCTGCCGTTGAGGACTGCCACCGCATAGCGAGGGGCTTCCCTGGAGCGGCTCGAGCCTTTGACGATGTCCACGCCGAATATGGTCTGTGTGGTTTGTGCTGCCATTTTCGTATGATTCTGGGTATCTGTCGTATGTCACGGTTCAATAAGTTTTTGTTGGCCAGTTAGCGGCCGTCCTTTTATGAAAGGATTAACTCGTTGAACACCCCCGGATACGAGAATATCGAGAACCATCAGGCGCATGGCTCTTTCATCAAAATTAAATAGGCCGGAAATGTGATAAAATTAACCCTGTATTTTTTATTTTTTTCCATGCTTCATCTTTGCAATTAATGCTGCCGTGGCGCCGGCGTTGAAGCCGTTATCGATATTGACCACTACCAGGCCGGGCGCACAGGACTGGAGCATCGTGGTCAGGGCGCCCATGCCGCCCGCTCCCAGGCCGTACCCGATGCTCGTGGGGACGCCGATGACCGGGACCCCCACCATGCCCGCCACAACTGAGGGAAGCGCGCCCTCCATCCCCGCAACGACGACCACGCAGGCCACGTCCTGCCTTATCATATCCTTGAGCGGGTCAAGCAGGCGGTGGATGCCGGCGACGCCCACGTCGTAGCCCCTGATGACCGTGCAGCCCATGACCTCCGCTATCGTGGCGGCCTCCTCCGCGACCGGGATGTCCGACGTGCCCGCGGTGAGGACGCCGATCTTGCCGATGTGCTCCTGAACGCAGCCCCGGCGGTCGATGACGATCATCCGGGCCTCGGGCCTGTACATAACGCCATCCTCGCCTATACGCCTGACCACCTCGTCGTGGTACTTCTCCGAGGCGCGGGACAGCACGAGCATGCCTCTTTTAGCGATGACCCGCTCGACGATCTCGCCCGCCTTCTCGGGCGTCTTCCCCTCGGCGTAGACGACCTCCGGTATGCCCGAGCGGCACTCCCGGCTCATGTCGAAGACCGTGTGGTTACCGATCCTCTCCACGTAGTCCAGCCTTAGCAGGCGCTCCGCCATGTCGATGCCGATCTCGCCTGCGGCGAGCTTTTCAAGTACTTCTCTGGCGTCCATGCCGGTCACACATCTAAAAATGGTTTTAAAAATACTATAGCGTTAAGGGATAAAAATTTATCAGTAGTCCCGCTCGACCAGGAACCGCCCTATCGTGCGCAGCTTGTCCATCGGCCCCTTATGGAGCTTTAACCCGTCGAACTGGGCCATTGCCTCGTCCTTGTAGCGCTGTGCCTCGCTCTGGGTGTACTCCAGGGCCCCGGCCTCCGTGAGGATCTCGAACACCCGGGCGATGTCGCCGTCGGTGAGCTGCTCCTTCGCATAAATTGTTTTAAGCTCTGCCCTGTGCCTCGACTTCTCCATGGCGTACAGCACGGGCAGGGACTTCTTCTTGTTACGGATGTCGTTCTTCGCCGACTTGCCGGTGCTCTCCGGGTCGCCCCAGATGCCCAGGATGTCGTCCCGTATCTGGAAGGCGATGCCGATCTTTCGCCCGAAGGTCCCGAAGCGGCTTATGACGTCCCTGTCCCCGGTGGCGACCATGGCGCCGATGGCGGTCGAGGCCTCGATGAGCGCGGCGGTCTTGCCGCTGACCATGGTGATGTACTCGCCCACGGAGACGTCGCTCCTGCCCTGGAAGTCCATATCCAGGTACTGGCCCTCGCATAATTCGATGACGGTCTGGTTGAAGATGCGGATGATGTCCACCATCATCCCGGGCTCGACAGTGCCGTCCAGGTCGAGTAAAGAAAGGTTGGCCGCTATATCCATTGCGTCGCCGGTGTTGATCGCCTGGGGGACGCCCCAGAGCTTCCAGAGCGTGTCCCTGTGGCGGCGCTTCACGTCGCCGTCCTCGATGTCGTCGTGGATGAGAGAGAAATTATGCAGGAGCTCGACGGCCGCGGCCGCGGGCAGCGCCTTATTGCTATCGCCGGAGATCGCCTCGCAGGCGAGCAGGCACATGGTCGACCTCAGGCTCTTGCCCCTGGGGGCACGGCACTCCCTGAAGTCCTCGTCCAGCCAGCCCAGATGGTACATCATCATGTCGTACAGGCGCCCCACTCTTTTCCGGTTGTTGAGCACGGCCCGCATCTGGCGGTCCGTATACGCAGAGTACTCCTCGAGAATAGGCGTGACTGTATCGACCATGTTGACTCCCTGTTTTCAGTTGGCGTATAATCCTGCTGATATTAATATTCTTCGCAAATGACGGCAAGTATTATATGCAATAAAATGAAAATAAGTATATGCCATGCAGGATATGCCTACGCTGACGAAATACTGGGATGAGAAGAGGGGACGTATGTCGGTCATCCTCAGGAACGGGGAGCGGCCGCTCCGGGGCATCGTGGTGGAGGACGAGTACCCGGGGGCGATATCGGGCATCCTGTGCTTCGCCAAGTCGGGAGGCATCGCCCCCGTAGCAACGGCATCGAACGGTAAGATCATATGGAAGGTCGCCAACCTGGCCCCTGGCGAGCTGAAGGAACTAGTGTATACGTCGCTCACCAGGGACGCCCTGGAGGGCTATGCCCCTAAAAAGCCTACGGCGGCCGACGCGGCCCTGCTCGCCTCTATGGCCTCCCGTACCCCCAGGCTCGCCGGAGACCAGCCCGCAGAGGCCCCGGAGAAGGCCGAGGAGAAGCCGGCCCCCATGCCAGTTAAGGCGCCTGTCGAAAAGGCCGCAAAGAGGGCCGTGGTGATCGCGGTGGGCGCCGGAAAGGGGGGCACTGGAAAGACCACGTTCTCGATAAACTTAGGCGTCGCGCTGGCCGAGATGGGCCGAAGGACCATCCTCATGGACGCTGACGCCAGCATGAGCAACCTGTCCACGTACATGGGCATTGAGCCTCATACCCTGAAAACCACTCTGCACGAGGTGCTTGCGGGGGAGGCTGAGCCGGATAAGGCCGTATATAAGGCGTTCAACGATAACCTCCGCGTCGTGCCCAGCGGGCTCTCCATCGAGGGCTTCCTGAAGATGGACCGCTCGCTGCTCAAGGACGTCATAGAGTACTTCTCCAGGGACGCCGACTTCATCGTCATCGACACGCCCGCAGGGTATAACAAGGAGCTGGCATTGTCGTTGGCCGCCTCCGACCACCTTATCCTCGTGCTCAACCCTGACGAGGGGAGCATGACCGACGGCCTCAAGGTGCAGGAGATGGCCCGCATCCTGGACGTGAACATCCTGGGCATCGTGCTCAACCGGTACGACATGAAGAACCCCTTTTTTTCCCGCTCCCAGGTGGAGGCGCACTTCGGCTCGCCCGTCATCGCCATGCTGCCCGAGGAGCCCGGCGTGAGGCGCAAGGATAAGGTGCCCTCCGTACTTGCAGCCCCGTCAAGCCGGATGGCGGCGGAGGTCTACCACGTCGCAGAGCTCCTGGCCGGCCAGAAGGCGCCCTCGGAGAGCACGTCCTTCGTGTCCCGGCTCATGCTCGCGCTCTTCAATACGGCAGCTATTTAGCGTCCGGTGCCTAGTATGCTATGTGATCCTGGTAGGCACTTCCGGCTGGTCATACGACGACTGGGTGGGCGAGTTCTATCCGCAGGGCCTTGGCAGGGATAAGTGGCTCGAGTTTTACGCGAAGTACTTCCGCACCACCGAGATCAACAGCACCTACTATAGCTTTCCTTCGCCCGCCGTCGTCCAGAGCTGGATCGCCAAAGCCTCGAAGCTCGAGGCGTTCGAGTACTCATTAAAGATGCCCGGGCGGGTCACCCACGAGAGCCTCCTGCTGGACACGGGGCACGCCCTGGAGTTCGAGGCCAGAGTGCTGGCCCCGATGCGCGATGCCGGCTGCCTGGGGGCCGTCCTGTTACAGTTATCCCCTTACCTCATGCTCCACGATAAAGGCAGGAAGACCGAGCACCCGGAGCGCCTCAAAGCGCTGCTGGAGCGGCTCGACACCGGGCGCTTCGAGTACGCGGCCGAGTTCAGGCACCGCTCCTGGCTGGAGAACGGGGCCCTTGCCGGCGATACAGTAGACCTGCTCCGGGAGAGGAACGTCGCCGCCTGCGCCGTGGACGGCCCCTCCATGCCTCCCGTCGTCGAGAACACCGCCGGCCACGCGTACATACGGTTCCACGGCCACAATGACGACATCTGGTACAGGAAGGGCCCGGGAGATGGCCGCATGAACCGCTACGACTATAATTATCGCCCCGAGGAACTACAGCCCTGGAAGAAGCGGATGGAGCCGCTCCAGGGGGGAAAAGTCAGGGCCTACTTTAACAACCATCCCCACGCCAACGCCGCCCGTAACGCGAAGCTTTTCGAGTCCATCATGGGCGTGGAGTCGGTGCCCTTGAGCATTCAGAAACAATCGGACCTGTCCTCGTTTTTTTAATAATTATGCCTGAGGGGCGACTTTCGCCTTCGGCACCGTGAACCGCATGATGAACAGGCTGATCTCGTAAAAAATAATTAAAGGCACGCCCACCATGACCTGGGTGATCACGTCGGGGCTGGTCACCAGCGCCGCGACGATCAGGATGATGACCCACATGTGGCGCCGGTACTTCTTGAAGATCTCCGCCGGCACGAGGCCGGACCGGGCGAGAGCGTTCATTACCAGGGGCAGCTCGAAGACCAGGCCGAACACGAACGTCGTGAGCATGGCGAAGTTCACGAAGTCCGAGACGCGCCAGTTGCTGGCCACGCCGGCGTCGGTCGCGCTATTGATGAGGTACTGGAACACCAGGGGCAGCATCAGGAAGTACGAATAGGCGCATCCCACGAGGAAGAGCACGACCGCCAGGCCTGCGACGAGCACGACCATGAGCTTATTAATTTTAAAGCGCTGGCCCAGCTTTAAACGGCTCAAGTACCGATAGCCGTAGAAGAAAACGATAGGCAG encodes:
- the larB gene encoding nickel pincer cofactor biosynthesis protein LarB, with product MDAREVLEKLAAGEIGIDMAERLLRLDYVERIGNHTVFDMSRECRSGIPEVVYAEGKTPEKAGEIVERVIAKRGMLVLSRASEKYHDEVVRRIGEDGVMYRPEARMIVIDRRGCVQEHIGKIGVLTAGTSDIPVAEEAATIAEVMGCTVIRGYDVGVAGIHRLLDPLKDMIRQDVACVVVVAGMEGALPSVVAGMVGVPVIGVPTSIGYGLGAGGMGALTTMLQSCAPGLVVVNIDNGFNAGATAALIAKMKHGKK
- a CDS encoding polyprenyl synthetase family protein, producing MVDTVTPILEEYSAYTDRQMRAVLNNRKRVGRLYDMMMYHLGWLDEDFRECRAPRGKSLRSTMCLLACEAISGDSNKALPAAAAVELLHNFSLIHDDIEDGDVKRRHRDTLWKLWGVPQAINTGDAMDIAANLSLLDLDGTVEPGMMVDIIRIFNQTVIELCEGQYLDMDFQGRSDVSVGEYITMVSGKTAALIEASTAIGAMVATGDRDVISRFGTFGRKIGIAFQIRDDILGIWGDPESTGKSAKNDIRNKKKSLPVLYAMEKSRHRAELKTIYAKEQLTDGDIARVFEILTEAGALEYTQSEAQRYKDEAMAQFDGLKLHKGPMDKLRTIGRFLVERDY
- a CDS encoding DUF460 domain-containing protein, yielding MAAQTTQTIFGVDIVKGSSRSREAPRYAVAVLNGSVEKYSSVSRFKLLRLIRQYRPGILAVDSITELAENRKELVRFLKRLPPEVKLVQVTGNEHQEPLTKLGRDNGITFNPVMPDEEAFAAACLASMGVGYIVSAFEDRTVIKVSRGRSLGRGGWSQNRYRRKVQGKVREKVREIEAKLKDRVYDMTITEGFGGYVNGTFIVNARRSDLGIHSSREEDVQVTVTSVEKEAIEFIPLQRRKRDYIIVGVDPGTTTAVAILDLNGRLVEVTSSRVSSIPDIIEHISEKGRPVVIATDVVPPPGAVEKIKRAFKAVLFTPNERIPVEEKVRLARPLGYSNDHERDALAAAVKAFNTYKNKFAQIDKKTPSHLDANDVKALAIEGKPIEMALDMLTAPPAPERPRGAILPETEPDAKLEELRARLKQKEEQVENLRSYMGDLRRDMKHLELRVSSQDRIIRNLKSKGIDDVRRTREITIRDGEIARLKKESADLKRRNSELQSNMDRLKHIRAMEFRGDKAPVKVVESLSKEAVLNCDRKFGIKAGDVIFVRDAGGGAEAAAMLAERGVKAVIKGTPMSHMAEERLFRAKVPVLPRDDVPLKFVDGYAVLDPGRLEAAIEKWKAYAAGVEKRGREEKLLGIIDEYRAKRAREYRNDSKASD
- a CDS encoding twin-arginine translocase subunit TatC → MARFKKGILFLALYVLIIATISFPFTGMIIERMRDDLIINVVPDSFHLIQTQPLELMMLELKLSFIIGILAALPIVFFYGYRYLSRLKLGQRFKINKLMVVLVAGLAVVLFLVGCAYSYFLMLPLVFQYLINSATDAGVASNWRVSDFVNFAMLTTFVFGLVFELPLVMNALARSGLVPAEIFKKYRRHMWVIILIVAALVTSPDVITQVMVGVPLIIFYEISLFIMRFTVPKAKVAPQA
- a CDS encoding DUF72 domain-containing protein; protein product: MILVGTSGWSYDDWVGEFYPQGLGRDKWLEFYAKYFRTTEINSTYYSFPSPAVVQSWIAKASKLEAFEYSLKMPGRVTHESLLLDTGHALEFEARVLAPMRDAGCLGAVLLQLSPYLMLHDKGRKTEHPERLKALLERLDTGRFEYAAEFRHRSWLENGALAGDTVDLLRERNVAACAVDGPSMPPVVENTAGHAYIRFHGHNDDIWYRKGPGDGRMNRYDYNYRPEELQPWKKRMEPLQGGKVRAYFNNHPHANAARNAKLFESIMGVESVPLSIQKQSDLSSFF
- the minD gene encoding cell division ATPase MinD, giving the protein MQDMPTLTKYWDEKRGRMSVILRNGERPLRGIVVEDEYPGAISGILCFAKSGGIAPVATASNGKIIWKVANLAPGELKELVYTSLTRDALEGYAPKKPTAADAALLASMASRTPRLAGDQPAEAPEKAEEKPAPMPVKAPVEKAAKRAVVIAVGAGKGGTGKTTFSINLGVALAEMGRRTILMDADASMSNLSTYMGIEPHTLKTTLHEVLAGEAEPDKAVYKAFNDNLRVVPSGLSIEGFLKMDRSLLKDVIEYFSRDADFIVIDTPAGYNKELALSLAASDHLILVLNPDEGSMTDGLKVQEMARILDVNILGIVLNRYDMKNPFFSRSQVEAHFGSPVIAMLPEEPGVRRKDKVPSVLAAPSSRMAAEVYHVAELLAGQKAPSESTSFVSRLMLALFNTAAI